The Streptococcus sp. VT 162 genome has a window encoding:
- a CDS encoding uracil-DNA glycosylase, whose protein sequence is MSQIERIKQAIMADPQNTSYTERGIEPLFAAPKTARINIVGQAPGLKTQEAGIYWKDKSGDRLRDWLGVDEDTFYNSGLFAVLPMDFYFPGHGKSGDLPPRTGFAEKWHPQLLQELPDIQLTLLIGQYAQAYYLHEKVSGKVTERVKHYKDYLPEFFPLVHPSPRNQIWMAKNPWFESEVVPDLKKRIQKILGETK, encoded by the coding sequence ATGTCTCAAATCGAAAGAATCAAGCAAGCCATTATGGCGGATCCACAGAATACCAGCTATACAGAACGCGGAATCGAACCTCTCTTTGCGGCGCCAAAAACTGCCCGCATCAATATTGTCGGTCAGGCACCGGGGCTTAAAACCCAAGAAGCTGGGATTTATTGGAAGGATAAGAGTGGTGATCGCTTGCGGGACTGGCTAGGTGTAGATGAAGATACCTTTTACAATTCAGGCTTGTTTGCAGTTCTGCCAATGGATTTTTACTTTCCAGGACATGGCAAGTCGGGTGATCTGCCACCTCGTACAGGTTTCGCAGAAAAATGGCATCCGCAACTCTTGCAAGAGTTGCCCGATATCCAATTAACTCTCTTGATTGGACAATATGCCCAGGCCTATTATTTACATGAAAAAGTTAGTGGCAAGGTGACAGAGCGGGTGAAACACTACAAAGACTATCTACCAGAATTTTTCCCTCTGGTGCACCCCTCACCACGAAATCAAATCTGGATGGCTAAGAATCCTTGGTTTGAGTCAGAAGTGGTGCCCGATTTGAAAAAAAGAATTCAAAAGATTCTTGGAGAAACAAAATGA